The Salvelinus namaycush isolate Seneca chromosome 8, SaNama_1.0, whole genome shotgun sequence genome has a segment encoding these proteins:
- the LOC120052470 gene encoding uncharacterized protein C1orf21 homolog gives MGCTSAKQVSAVPSDEEGRGKAYSNGDLFSDEYKMKGVEEVKYMRGEEDRVNARNQENLEKSSVQYRGKQQKEGSGANANRTNIHTSESQQEFFRMLDEKIEKGQDYCSEEEEAEDGT, from the exons ATGGGCTGCACCTCGGCTAAGCAGGTGTCGGCCGTGCCCAGCGATGAGGAAGGCCGGGGCAAGGCCTACAGCAACGGAGACCTCTTCTCCG aCGAGTACAAGATGAAGGGAGTGGAGGAGGTGAAGTACATGCGTGGCGAGGAGGACCGGGTGAACGCACGTAACCAGGAGAACCTG gaGAAAAGCTCTGTACAGTACAGGGGCAAACAGCAGAAAGAAGGCTCTGGAGCCAACGCCAACAGGACAAA CATCCACACGTCAGAGAGCCAGCAGGAGTTCTTCAGGATGCTGGATGAGAAGATTGAGAAG GGACAGGACTACTGTTCGGAGGAGGAAGAGGCGGAGGACGGGACATAG